One window of Thermoanaerobaculia bacterium genomic DNA carries:
- a CDS encoding aminotransferase class V-fold PLP-dependent enzyme produces MEKMIYLDNGATSFPKPAEVYEAMDRFYRHYGVNPGRSGYDLCLEAGEVVESTRKDLTAFFHGTDPNRLCYSYNSTDALNLAIFGMLQEGDHAISTTAEHNSVLRPLFHLQRDQGVEVDYIPMDDRGFVDPDSFREKFRANTRLVIVNHASNVIGTVQPVAEIGRLCRERGVPFAIDASQSAGKVPIDMDAMYIDVVAFTGHKSLMGPTGIGGLCVGEGITIRHTRAGGTGVRSAERAHLDEYPYRMEYGTLNSVGVAGLKAGLTWIQKEGLDVIHRREMALLKKLRDGLRTIESVILYCQDDLHDHISVLLFNVLGVEALNVGTMLDVDYGIACRTGLHCAPLVHEHLGTDTIKGAVRFGIGPFNTEEHIETAVEAVREIAETFGKPS; encoded by the coding sequence TTGGAAAAAATGATCTATCTGGATAATGGGGCAACGTCCTTTCCCAAGCCGGCAGAAGTCTATGAGGCCATGGATCGATTTTACCGCCATTATGGAGTCAACCCGGGGCGTTCGGGATACGATCTCTGCCTGGAAGCGGGTGAGGTGGTCGAGAGTACGCGAAAAGACCTGACGGCATTTTTTCACGGGACCGATCCAAACCGGCTCTGTTATTCCTACAACTCCACGGATGCCCTGAACCTGGCCATCTTCGGCATGCTGCAGGAGGGAGATCACGCCATTTCGACAACGGCAGAGCATAATTCGGTTCTGAGGCCGCTCTTTCATCTCCAGAGAGATCAGGGTGTTGAAGTAGATTACATTCCCATGGATGACAGGGGATTCGTTGATCCGGATTCCTTCCGCGAAAAATTCCGGGCCAATACGCGTCTGGTAATTGTAAACCATGCATCGAATGTGATTGGGACCGTTCAGCCCGTTGCGGAAATTGGACGACTCTGCAGGGAAAGGGGGGTGCCTTTCGCCATCGACGCTTCTCAATCCGCGGGAAAGGTGCCCATTGACATGGATGCCATGTATATCGACGTGGTTGCCTTTACGGGCCATAAATCCCTCATGGGACCCACGGGAATCGGGGGGCTCTGTGTCGGGGAAGGGATTACCATCCGCCATACACGGGCCGGAGGTACCGGTGTCCGCTCCGCCGAACGGGCACACCTGGATGAATATCCCTATCGAATGGAGTATGGGACCCTGAATTCCGTCGGCGTGGCGGGTTTGAAGGCTGGACTGACATGGATACAGAAGGAGGGGTTGGACGTGATCCACCGCCGGGAGATGGCCCTGCTGAAAAAGCTTCGGGATGGTCTACGGACGATTGAGAGTGTAATCCTTTACTGCCAGGACGACCTTCATGACCATATCAGTGTTCTCCTCTTTAATGTCCTGGGAGTTGAAGCCCTGAACGTCGGTACGATGCTCGATGTCGATTATGGGATCGCCTGTCGTACCGGTCTTCACTGTGCTCCGCTCGTTCATGAGCATCTGGGTACGGACACCATCAAAGGTGCGGTTCGTTTTGGGATTGGTCCCTTCAACACGGAAGAGCACATCGAAACCGCCGTGGAAGCCGTAAGGGAGATCGCGGAAACCTTCGGAAAACCTTCCTGA
- a CDS encoding (Fe-S)-binding protein — MGSEEKKPSTDPSSGRRLPSSSLKDALQELKQAIDSEYDAYLNACVRCGLCADSCHYYLTDGESASIPAHKLHLVASVVRRNFSYTGRYIPFLTRARAFDSDMVDRWIDDLFGRCSLCGRCSLNCSIGIGIHRVIRLGRSTLARLNAVPQSLQSTVDKALTSGNNMGIQREDWLDTLSWIEEELQSEIGDTRLRMPVDQSGARVLYAVNPREPMFYPLSLSAAGKIFHAAGESWTLASDFFDVTNYGLFNGDDKTAGELSDRLARTMERLGCETLVLSECGHGYNANRWEAPEWLKRRNAFEVKSLLEVMGDYIRSGRIRLDPSKNSERVTLHDPCNLVRLGGVVDEQRFILRHAVENFVEMTPCREKNFCCGGGGGQLSMTPFAERRIRAGKIKADQISATEAKIVATPCHNCIDQLGELNRHYKLGVSIVSVGELVAEALILDRPSES; from the coding sequence ATGGGTTCCGAAGAGAAAAAGCCCTCCACCGATCCTTCATCCGGGCGGCGACTCCCATCATCCAGCCTCAAGGATGCTCTTCAGGAGCTCAAACAGGCCATTGATTCCGAATATGATGCCTATCTTAATGCCTGTGTACGGTGCGGGCTGTGCGCCGACTCCTGTCACTATTACCTCACCGATGGGGAATCGGCCTCGATCCCGGCCCACAAGCTCCATCTTGTTGCCTCCGTCGTACGCCGGAATTTTTCTTATACAGGGAGATACATTCCTTTCCTTACACGGGCCCGGGCTTTTGATTCGGACATGGTGGACCGCTGGATCGACGATCTTTTTGGCCGATGCTCCCTCTGCGGCCGATGTTCCCTGAACTGTTCGATCGGGATCGGGATCCACCGTGTTATTCGTCTGGGACGAAGCACGCTCGCAAGACTCAATGCCGTGCCCCAGAGTCTGCAGTCCACGGTGGACAAGGCTCTCACCAGTGGCAACAATATGGGAATCCAGCGGGAAGACTGGCTTGACACCCTGTCCTGGATCGAGGAAGAGCTTCAGTCCGAAATTGGAGACACCCGTCTTCGGATGCCGGTGGACCAATCCGGAGCCCGTGTCCTCTATGCGGTCAATCCGAGAGAACCCATGTTCTATCCGCTTTCACTTTCCGCAGCCGGAAAGATCTTTCACGCTGCCGGTGAAAGCTGGACCCTGGCTTCGGACTTCTTTGATGTGACAAATTACGGCCTCTTCAATGGAGACGACAAAACGGCAGGGGAACTTTCGGACAGGCTGGCCAGGACGATGGAACGCCTGGGATGCGAAACACTTGTACTTTCGGAGTGCGGTCACGGGTATAACGCGAACCGCTGGGAAGCTCCCGAATGGCTGAAACGAAGGAACGCCTTCGAAGTCAAAAGCCTTCTGGAGGTCATGGGGGACTATATCCGAAGCGGTCGAATCAGACTCGACCCGTCAAAGAATTCCGAGCGTGTGACCCTTCATGATCCCTGTAATCTTGTCCGTCTCGGGGGTGTGGTCGACGAGCAACGATTCATCCTGCGCCATGCGGTGGAGAACTTTGTCGAAATGACACCCTGCCGTGAAAAGAATTTCTGCTGCGGGGGAGGGGGCGGCCAGTTATCGATGACGCCCTTTGCGGAGCGCCGGATTCGAGCGGGAAAGATAAAAGCCGATCAGATCAGCGCCACTGAGGCAAAGATCGTGGCCACTCCCTGCCATAACTGTATCGATCAGCTCGGGGAACTGAATCGGCATTACAAGCTTGGTGTTTCCATTGTTTCCGTCGGAGAGCTGGTGGCCGAGGCCTTGATCCTGGACCGGCCGTCCGAATCGTAG
- the creC gene encoding two-component system sensor histidine kinase CreC, with product MKIRTRIILGFFFLLLFGFGIFSAWILNDLWPQPAKAMEDTLADISIILASMAERQWDRLPEFKENLKEDMDAAYHRALRAKIYELEKNEVDLRVMVTDGKGIVIFDSRNDEWVGRDFSEWHDVNLALRGLYGARTTRTDPGDPFSSVFHVSSPIMKNDAVVGVLTVAKPAENVRVFIGTARRNIILAGLAATLAVLLLSFLMASWLTRPIQSLTRYARLVGDGKRPPFPHLPSNEIGALGAAFEEMRLSLEGRETIEAYVQHLTHEIKGPLSSIRGAAELLGEPLPEDAKNRFTQTILLENRRIETIVDRLLQLSALENRKSLRDVEVIDLCTLVEVECSSLLPQIQDRDIVLMNEVPRGMTIRGERFLLAQAVANLLRNAIDFTPKEGRIRVGAEVKGKGIALVVEDSGVGIPDYALPRIFERFFSLNRPGTLERSTGLGLAYVREIALLHGGEITLRNRPEGGTVAALELPLEPS from the coding sequence GTGAAAATCCGGACCCGGATCATTCTGGGCTTTTTCTTTCTCCTTCTTTTCGGATTCGGGATTTTTTCTGCCTGGATTCTGAATGATCTGTGGCCCCAGCCTGCCAAGGCAATGGAAGACACCCTGGCGGATATTTCCATTATTCTGGCATCCATGGCGGAACGGCAGTGGGATCGGCTACCGGAATTCAAGGAAAACCTGAAGGAGGACATGGACGCAGCCTACCACCGGGCCCTGCGGGCGAAGATCTATGAGCTGGAAAAAAACGAGGTGGATCTGCGTGTCATGGTGACAGACGGGAAAGGAATCGTGATTTTCGATTCCCGGAACGATGAATGGGTCGGCCGTGATTTCTCTGAGTGGCATGATGTCAACCTGGCCCTCCGGGGGCTCTATGGTGCGCGGACTACCCGCACCGATCCCGGGGATCCCTTCTCCTCCGTCTTCCACGTATCGTCTCCCATCATGAAGAACGATGCGGTTGTCGGTGTCCTTACCGTGGCCAAGCCCGCAGAGAATGTCCGCGTATTTATCGGCACCGCAAGGAGAAACATCATTCTCGCCGGACTTGCAGCCACCCTGGCGGTCCTTCTCCTCTCTTTCCTGATGGCATCCTGGCTCACCCGTCCCATTCAATCCCTTACCCGGTATGCACGATTGGTCGGGGACGGGAAACGTCCTCCCTTTCCACACCTTCCCTCCAATGAGATCGGAGCCCTTGGAGCCGCCTTTGAAGAGATGCGATTATCCCTTGAGGGCAGGGAGACGATTGAGGCCTACGTTCAGCATCTCACCCATGAAATCAAGGGTCCCCTGTCTTCCATCCGGGGGGCTGCCGAGCTTCTCGGAGAACCCCTTCCCGAAGACGCAAAGAATCGATTTACCCAGACCATTCTGCTGGAAAACAGGCGGATCGAGACCATTGTCGACCGGCTTCTCCAGCTCAGTGCCCTGGAAAATCGAAAGAGTCTCAGGGATGTAGAGGTCATTGATCTATGCACACTTGTGGAGGTGGAATGTTCCAGCCTGCTCCCTCAGATCCAGGACCGAGACATCGTTCTGATGAATGAAGTTCCCCGGGGTATGACCATTCGCGGGGAGCGGTTCCTTTTGGCTCAGGCCGTGGCCAATCTTCTACGGAATGCCATCGATTTTACTCCGAAGGAAGGCAGGATCCGGGTCGGGGCTGAGGTGAAGGGAAAAGGAATCGCCCTGGTGGTGGAGGATTCCGGTGTGGGCATTCCTGACTATGCCCTGCCACGGATCTTCGAACGGTTTTTCTCCCTGAATCGTCCCGGAACCCTGGAAAGAAGCACCGGCCTGGGGCTGGCCTATGTCCGGGAAATCGCCCTTCTTCACGGGGGTGAAATCACCCTTCGCAACCGGCCCGAGGGAGGGACGGTTGCCGCACTGGAACTGCCCCTGGAACCGTCCTGA
- a CDS encoding DUF3187 family protein, producing MKCCTFKGVAHAKAHDIFCLILTILAFFTPFLPGQDGSEYRDPVPMRIRDMMPFSILSMAFMPSPGPLPPKGDWGFEIHLSHANTFIMSKNVKEYLGERNDRQRLTQNDIAAIRTEGEGDIFYFDGEMGLLTVSAHYGLGERIQAFTHVPIYYFWGGYLDGFIEGFHNVLGIGQAGRDYVKRDEAQLYLSLGSNEFSFLNPSPTGGVGDPTFGMRYSLFPSRSRSQLTLETATKVPIADPDAYRSTGHSDYGIQLAFQTGDVTNKFYADISHVWTGNLAFMPGFKVDNILSVTLAYGRKLSDSIYLIGQVTRSTSIFSEETDSELGDTELQISTGVRIQKGTFLYQLAFTENLANFNNTPDIGFHLGICFLLPRGKARHPRIRTDLNSAQNHTLTNQAKLSNKF from the coding sequence GTGAAATGCTGCACATTTAAGGGTGTCGCTCATGCAAAGGCGCACGATATATTCTGTCTTATCCTCACCATTCTGGCCTTTTTCACACCATTTCTTCCGGGCCAGGACGGTTCGGAGTACAGAGATCCCGTCCCGATGCGAATTCGGGACATGATGCCCTTTTCCATCCTCTCCATGGCCTTCATGCCCTCCCCCGGTCCACTTCCTCCAAAGGGAGACTGGGGGTTCGAAATCCATCTTTCCCATGCCAACACATTCATCATGAGTAAAAACGTGAAGGAATATCTTGGGGAACGAAATGATCGACAGCGCCTCACTCAGAATGATATCGCGGCGATCCGGACAGAAGGAGAGGGCGATATCTTCTATTTTGATGGAGAAATGGGACTACTGACAGTAAGTGCACATTACGGGCTCGGAGAACGCATTCAGGCCTTCACCCACGTACCCATCTACTACTTCTGGGGAGGATACCTGGACGGATTTATCGAGGGATTTCACAACGTTCTGGGAATCGGACAGGCAGGAAGAGACTATGTAAAACGGGATGAAGCACAGCTCTACCTTTCCCTGGGATCGAATGAGTTTTCGTTCCTGAACCCATCCCCCACCGGGGGCGTAGGAGACCCGACCTTCGGCATGCGATACTCCCTCTTCCCCTCCCGATCCCGATCCCAGCTCACCCTGGAGACCGCGACAAAGGTACCTATTGCCGATCCCGATGCCTATCGATCCACCGGTCATTCGGATTATGGGATTCAGCTTGCCTTTCAGACTGGAGACGTGACAAACAAGTTCTATGCGGACATAAGCCATGTATGGACCGGAAACCTGGCCTTCATGCCGGGGTTTAAGGTCGACAACATCCTGTCGGTAACGCTGGCTTACGGACGGAAACTTTCGGATTCCATCTATCTGATCGGACAGGTGACCCGCAGTACCAGTATCTTCTCAGAGGAAACCGACTCGGAACTTGGAGACACAGAATTACAGATCAGTACGGGAGTAAGAATTCAGAAGGGTACATTCCTGTACCAGCTGGCATTTACCGAGAACCTTGCCAACTTTAACAACACCCCGGATATTGGATTTCACCTTGGAATCTGCTTCCTTCTTCCCCGTGGCAAGGCACGGCATCCCCGAATCCGCACTGATCTCAATTCCGCCCAAAATCACACCCTAACTAATCAGGCCAAACTGTCTAATAAATTCTGA
- a CDS encoding BlaI/MecI/CopY family transcriptional regulator gives MPRKTSKILTESEIRIMEILWNEGKCTVTRVVECLAPDVPLAYTTVLTTLRILEDKGHVAHSKSGRAHVYYPLTRRDQARQSVLTTMLERFFDDSPEELLVNLLKEKDLTPEEIQNLRKVLDRKERET, from the coding sequence GTGCCAAGGAAAACGTCGAAAATCCTCACAGAGAGCGAAATCCGGATCATGGAGATTCTCTGGAACGAGGGCAAGTGCACCGTGACCCGGGTCGTGGAATGTCTGGCGCCGGATGTTCCCCTGGCCTACACAACCGTCCTGACCACCCTCAGGATCCTGGAAGACAAGGGTCACGTTGCGCACTCCAAATCGGGCCGGGCCCATGTGTATTACCCCCTGACCCGGCGGGATCAGGCACGGCAGAGCGTCCTGACTACCATGCTGGAGCGTTTCTTTGACGACTCACCGGAAGAGCTTCTTGTCAACCTCCTGAAAGAGAAGGACCTTACACCTGAGGAGATTCAAAACCTCAGGAAGGTCCTGGACCGAAAGGAGCGTGAAACGTGA
- a CDS encoding TusE/DsrC/DsvC family sulfur relay protein has translation MSHLDVLGEIIELNEEGFMVQPEKWTEDVAAQLAREEEGLDTLTENHWKVIRFIRSYYLEKDLAPMIRLVCRETGLSLKEIYTLFPSGPAKGASKIAGLPKPDGCV, from the coding sequence ATGTCCCACCTTGATGTCCTTGGAGAGATCATCGAACTCAACGAAGAAGGATTCATGGTCCAGCCGGAGAAATGGACCGAGGATGTTGCCGCTCAACTCGCCAGAGAAGAAGAAGGTCTGGATACCCTCACGGAGAACCACTGGAAGGTGATCCGTTTTATTCGCAGCTATTACCTTGAAAAGGATCTTGCTCCCATGATTCGGCTCGTATGCCGTGAGACCGGGCTGAGCCTCAAGGAAATCTACACTCTTTTTCCTTCCGGACCTGCCAAGGGAGCATCCAAGATCGCGGGACTTCCCAAGCCGGACGGGTGCGTCTGA
- a CDS encoding M28 family peptidase, producing the protein MIARMLKISLWIPGVAALLLSISIAFLWSMMIRMPVPSSPYVDRGSVSDTNNLSLRLQEDVRHLALEIGERHVHRPEALNRAADWIETSLANAGMDVVRQAYTVEGVECFNIEGTWTGREREEEIILIGAHYDSVPGCPGANDNGSGVAALLALARTLASQPHARTLRCVAFVNEEPPYFHTGQMGSVIYAKACRARGDQIQAMFSLETMGYFTDEPDSQQYPFPLSLAYPSRGNFLAFVGNFASRHLVRRVVAAFRSASSLPAEGAALPASLPGVGWSDQWSFWQEGYPALMVTDTAPFRYPEYHASDDLPDKMDFKRLASGVEGLTRVILPLLDEKPD; encoded by the coding sequence ATGATCGCGAGAATGCTGAAAATTTCATTGTGGATCCCTGGAGTGGCGGCACTCCTTCTTTCCATTTCTATCGCATTTTTGTGGAGTATGATGATTCGTATGCCGGTGCCTTCCTCTCCTTATGTTGATCGAGGGTCTGTTTCTGACACCAATAATCTCTCCCTTCGTCTCCAGGAAGACGTTCGTCACCTTGCGCTGGAAATCGGTGAGCGACACGTTCACAGACCGGAAGCGCTGAATCGCGCCGCAGACTGGATTGAAACCTCGCTTGCCAATGCCGGCATGGATGTGGTTCGCCAGGCCTATACCGTGGAAGGTGTCGAATGTTTCAATATTGAGGGAACGTGGACAGGAAGGGAAAGGGAAGAGGAGATTATTCTGATTGGTGCGCACTACGATTCGGTTCCCGGCTGTCCCGGAGCCAATGATAATGGATCGGGAGTGGCCGCCCTGCTCGCTCTCGCCCGGACTCTCGCCTCACAGCCTCATGCCAGGACGCTCCGATGCGTGGCCTTTGTGAATGAGGAACCCCCCTATTTTCATACCGGGCAAATGGGTAGTGTGATTTACGCGAAGGCCTGCAGGGCGCGGGGTGACCAGATACAGGCCATGTTCAGTCTGGAGACCATGGGATACTTCACCGACGAACCGGATTCCCAACAATATCCATTTCCACTTTCCCTTGCCTATCCTTCAAGGGGTAATTTCCTTGCGTTCGTAGGGAACTTTGCATCCCGCCATCTGGTCCGCAGAGTTGTGGCCGCGTTCAGGTCCGCTTCTTCCCTGCCCGCTGAGGGTGCGGCACTTCCCGCCTCGCTGCCCGGGGTCGGCTGGTCGGATCAGTGGTCTTTCTGGCAGGAAGGCTATCCCGCTTTGATGGTCACCGATACGGCTCCCTTTCGGTATCCCGAGTACCACGCCTCAGATGATCTTCCGGATAAAATGGATTTCAAACGTCTCGCCTCCGGAGTCGAGGGTCTTACAAGGGTAATCCTGCCGTTGCTGGACGAAAAACCGGATTGA
- a CDS encoding M56 family metallopeptidase, translating into MTDWIEIPASMIGAIASSIPMALVMVAAVAILIRLHGRLRASSRYCIWWLTLVAVLALPLVRGTLPPIPEPHSSFTESAPASSAAGPEEPGLDLHSRNTSPPIEFTLAEMATSPSILWQSITLQFQNFRREALTFLLPSIPLSTITGILGGFWMVLAGLLLWRLARKTRAVMRLKTSGTPLRESIQTWLTSLLDRLGSRRNAQVLTHDSVHTPSTVGYLHPAILLPENMVPSLEEGEMQQILMHEAAHLSRYDDWFHLVERILTTLFFFHPALHFLIRKLRFERELACDERVVEATGSPEGYARCLLRVAEATISGPGGIPAPAIFTTSSQMYRRITMIMNPRQRSSRWVAFLATAAISVFLGFSLIQCASTPQSAYAADLSTNSMNAPANPEAPASPAPTPLAAPAPQAKPKPAPHVRPAPPAPPASAATPEKEELDQIVDLSEIHRIVEEAMKHADMKDLDEEEIERIAAEAERHAEKAMALAEEHLHKAEEVLKHHEEELKKHEQEISRHVEAITDEEIEELERKIEAMSSEIEKKVEKRLEGVDWDNLNEAERQKMAQERLAGLEEEIKEMKEKLEPLTKELQFRIQARIKPEIEKALKEIQQAQEEIKEKKKK; encoded by the coding sequence GTGACGGACTGGATTGAAATTCCGGCATCCATGATAGGAGCTATTGCCTCATCGATCCCCATGGCTCTGGTGATGGTAGCTGCTGTCGCCATTCTGATCCGCCTGCATGGCCGTTTGCGTGCTTCTTCACGATACTGCATCTGGTGGCTGACCCTTGTGGCGGTTCTGGCCCTTCCCCTGGTACGCGGGACTCTGCCGCCCATTCCTGAACCTCATTCATCTTTTACCGAATCCGCACCCGCAAGTTCCGCGGCCGGGCCGGAAGAACCCGGATTGGATCTTCATTCTCGGAATACATCGCCACCCATTGAATTTACGCTTGCGGAAATGGCCACGAGTCCCTCCATTCTATGGCAGAGTATTACCCTTCAATTTCAAAACTTTCGCAGGGAAGCGCTTACATTTCTCTTGCCCTCCATTCCGCTCTCAACCATAACCGGCATCCTCGGAGGGTTCTGGATGGTGCTCGCGGGTCTCCTTCTGTGGCGTCTTGCCCGAAAAACCCGGGCCGTGATGAGGCTGAAAACCTCAGGCACTCCGCTAAGAGAATCCATCCAGACCTGGCTGACATCGCTACTCGATCGTCTTGGATCTCGCAGAAATGCTCAGGTATTGACTCACGATTCAGTCCATACTCCCTCTACGGTGGGCTACCTTCATCCGGCTATTCTTCTTCCTGAGAACATGGTGCCCTCCCTGGAGGAAGGAGAGATGCAGCAGATTTTGATGCACGAAGCCGCTCACCTGAGCCGGTACGATGACTGGTTCCATCTTGTGGAACGCATTTTAACAACTCTTTTCTTCTTCCACCCCGCCCTCCATTTTCTGATCCGGAAGCTGCGCTTTGAACGGGAGCTGGCCTGCGATGAGAGGGTCGTGGAGGCAACGGGCAGCCCGGAAGGGTACGCTCGATGCCTTCTTAGGGTGGCTGAAGCCACAATTTCAGGGCCGGGAGGAATTCCAGCCCCGGCTATTTTCACAACATCATCCCAAATGTACAGGAGGATCACGATGATTATGAACCCCAGACAGCGCTCATCCCGGTGGGTGGCGTTTCTTGCAACCGCAGCCATTTCCGTCTTTCTTGGTTTTTCCCTGATCCAGTGCGCAAGTACGCCGCAATCCGCCTATGCGGCTGATCTTTCCACGAATTCGATGAATGCTCCCGCGAATCCTGAAGCCCCTGCTTCACCTGCACCCACGCCCCTCGCGGCTCCTGCTCCCCAGGCGAAGCCCAAGCCTGCTCCCCATGTCAGGCCGGCGCCTCCAGCTCCTCCCGCATCAGCGGCAACGCCTGAGAAAGAGGAACTGGACCAGATCGTAGACCTGTCGGAGATTCATCGAATCGTTGAAGAAGCCATGAAACATGCAGACATGAAAGATCTGGATGAGGAAGAGATCGAACGAATCGCAGCGGAAGCAGAGCGCCACGCGGAAAAGGCCATGGCTCTTGCCGAGGAACATCTGCACAAAGCGGAGGAAGTTCTGAAACACCATGAGGAAGAGTTAAAAAAGCATGAACAGGAAATCTCCCGGCATGTAGAGGCCATCACCGATGAGGAAATAGAGGAACTGGAACGCAAGATTGAAGCGATGAGCTCTGAGATCGAAAAGAAGGTGGAAAAACGGCTGGAGGGCGTGGACTGGGACAACCTGAATGAAGCCGAACGACAGAAAATGGCACAGGAGCGCCTTGCGGGGCTGGAAGAGGAAATCAAGGAAATGAAAGAAAAACTCGAACCCCTGACAAAGGAACTTCAGTTTCGTATCCAGGCCCGCATCAAACCCGAAATCGAAAAAGCGCTGAAAGAAATTCAACAGGCGCAGGAAGAGATTAAGGAGAAGAAAAAGAAATAG
- a CDS encoding carboxypeptidase M32 — MISFLRYEITFSPEEKRMEEKFTKLRSILATVADLRGATAVLTWDQETHMPEGGGFARASQLATLEKLGHDLFITDEVGELLDDLADLAKDPSDTSFPASLIRVTKRDYDKARKLPSSLVEAFSRATSEATQIWRKARSSGDYELFLPHLTHLLELTREKAHALGFEERLYDALIDQFEPDMKTGEVESVLSDLKKRLVPFVHAITARKAPENGFLHIDYDEEDQRTFVLDVLKDFGFDFSRGIQDFSTHPLTIAFSPDDVRITIRVRRNLLPFALFSAFHECGHALYYQGIGKELDRSPLNEGASTGMHESQSRFWENIVGSSLAFWNHYYPALQSRFSSQLGNVDVNAFYRAINRVEPGLIRIEADEVTYNLHIVIRFELENALLEGDLDPRDLPAAWNEKMQNYLGVVPSSPEEGAMQDIHWASGAFGYFPTYTLGNIMSGQLYAQMRSELPDIEEEIAHGRFSTILDWLREKIHIYGRCLTSPELLMQVTGRGLEADSYVSYIRGKYTGIYGDLP, encoded by the coding sequence GTGATTTCATTTCTCCGATATGAAATCACCTTCAGCCCGGAGGAAAAGAGGATGGAGGAAAAATTCACAAAACTGCGCAGCATCCTGGCCACCGTTGCCGATCTCCGGGGAGCCACAGCCGTCCTGACCTGGGATCAGGAAACCCACATGCCGGAGGGAGGGGGCTTTGCCCGGGCATCTCAGCTCGCCACACTCGAGAAGCTGGGCCATGACCTCTTTATCACGGATGAGGTGGGGGAACTGCTCGACGATCTTGCCGATCTTGCGAAAGATCCATCCGACACATCGTTCCCTGCCTCGCTGATCCGCGTCACAAAGAGAGATTACGATAAGGCGAGAAAACTTCCCTCATCCCTGGTGGAGGCCTTCAGTCGTGCGACCAGTGAGGCAACTCAGATCTGGAGAAAGGCCCGCTCCTCCGGGGATTATGAACTTTTCCTGCCGCACCTTACCCATCTGCTGGAGCTGACTCGAGAAAAGGCCCATGCCCTGGGCTTCGAAGAACGTCTCTATGATGCTTTGATTGACCAGTTTGAACCGGATATGAAGACAGGTGAGGTGGAAAGTGTTCTTTCGGACCTCAAGAAGAGACTCGTCCCTTTCGTCCATGCTATAACTGCCCGAAAGGCTCCGGAAAACGGCTTTCTTCATATCGATTACGATGAGGAGGATCAGCGCACATTTGTACTGGATGTGTTGAAAGACTTCGGGTTTGATTTTTCCCGGGGAATCCAGGACTTCTCCACGCATCCATTGACGATCGCCTTTTCACCCGACGATGTACGGATCACGATCCGGGTTCGTAGAAATCTGCTTCCCTTTGCACTTTTCAGTGCCTTCCACGAGTGCGGTCATGCCCTGTACTATCAGGGAATCGGTAAAGAGCTGGACCGATCTCCCCTCAATGAGGGAGCCTCCACCGGGATGCATGAATCCCAGTCCCGGTTCTGGGAAAACATCGTAGGCTCAAGTCTTGCGTTCTGGAACCATTACTATCCTGCTCTTCAATCCCGTTTCTCTTCTCAACTCGGGAACGTCGACGTCAATGCCTTTTACAGGGCAATCAACCGTGTAGAGCCCGGTCTCATTCGCATCGAAGCGGATGAGGTTACGTACAACCTTCACATTGTCATTCGCTTTGAGCTTGAAAATGCCCTGCTCGAAGGTGATTTGGATCCTCGAGATCTCCCCGCTGCATGGAACGAGAAGATGCAGAACTATCTGGGCGTCGTTCCCTCAAGTCCGGAAGAAGGTGCCATGCAGGATATTCACTGGGCCTCCGGTGCCTTTGGTTATTTCCCGACCTATACGCTTGGGAATATCATGTCGGGTCAACTCTATGCGCAGATGCGAAGTGAACTGCCGGATATCGAAGAGGAGATTGCACATGGAAGGTTCTCAACGATTCTGGACTGGCTGCGCGAAAAAATTCATATATATGGACGGTGTCTCACCTCTCCAGAACTCCTCATGCAAGTGACCGGCAGAGGCCTGGAGGCGGATAGTTATGTATCCTATATCCGCGGCAAATACACTGGCATATACGGGGACCTTCCCTGA